TCAACCAGATCGCCGGCGGCCGCTCCCCCCGTTTGTCACTGAGCGAGTTGGCGGAACTCGGTGTGGACGTGGCGATCTACAGCACCCCCTGTCTTTTCGCCGCGCACGAGGCGATGGACAAGGCTCTGACCGACCTCAAGGCGACGGACGGGCGGCTCCCGGCAGGAGGGAACGACGCGGTCGGCGTCCCCCAGTCCGTCGAACTGCTCACCCGAAACCTCCGGGGGACGCTGGGCACCCACCACGGCTGACATCACGGAGGCGCGGAGACGGGCCGGTGGTGATCCGGCTCGGCAACGCGGCACAAGGTCGCGGTCATACCGATTCCCGGGGGGGGAGAGAGAACGGAGGCTGCCGGCGCCACATCGGCCACGTCGTCGGGGTGTTGGACTCGTTCAGGGGGCGGGGGCTGTGTTCATGCGGTGGTGGTAGTGGCCGAGGACGCGTCCGCCCGGTCCCGGCTCGTCGATGTGCAGCGCGCAGCAGCTTTGCACCAGGCGGTCAAAGACGACCTCGTCCGCAATCCGTGGGTAGTGACAGCCCAGCGGATGACGGTCCTCGCGGTCAGGAAGAAGCGCCAGGAACTGGTCGCGAACCGGCTTGAGCAAGCATGATGGAACAGCAGGCACGGACGCCCCGAAAGATCATGAAGCGTAAGAACTCCATGATCGGGGACCGTGCCTGCACCGCGTCACCCGTGTACTGGCGGACGCCCCGACACGGAGGTGCGGGGGCGCCCGGCATGGGAGCGCGTCAGCTACGTGCTCGACCGGCATGCCGCCGGCAGACGGCTTCTACGTGTGGGGCTCATCAGAGCCGACGACGTGAGTCGGTCCGTCATTTGGCGGCAGGGGTGCAAGATCGAAGGGATGTGTCACCCGGCGCCGTGCGATGCGCCAAATACCTTCCTCGCGGCGGTATTCGTCTTCGTAGGTACCTCCTCCAAGACTCCATCGGCGGTCGGGAAGCTGGGCCATGACCACGACATCGGATCGCCCCGTCGCGCTGTCACCGTCGATGTCCACTGTGTGGTTGGCGGTGGCATGTTGCATGATCGGGAAGGTCCGCCACTGCTGCTCCACGGCGGCACAGATAGCGTCGAATCCGATGAATATCCGGTCAGGGCCGGTTTCCCACGCGGCGTCCGTTGCCCAGATCGCCTCCCAGCGGACACGGTCTCGATGATCGGCACCCACGCAGTAGTCGTGGGCCAGGCGGCGCAGTGCGAACTCGGCCTCGACCCGATCGAGGCGAGCCGTGAAATTGCCCAGCATCGTCATGCCGGGCAGGCTACTGAGAATCGATGGCCCGCGAGACCGCAGCCAATCACTGCGATGCAAACTTCGGCGAACTCCGCCGCAGCGCCGAACGACGGAAAGCCACGATCGAGTTCGTCATCGCCCTGGCCTGCGTCTTCGTCACCGTTCGCTGCCTGATCCACCCGGCCCGAACCCTCTACCGATGGGACATACGACCCCACACCTCCGCATCCGATGACCTACTGGCGGACGCTCTAACAGATACTCATCTCTTTCCCCCCGCCTTCGGCTATCCTCCGAGGGATTCGCCAGGGCTGTGCAACGCCCGCCGCAGCCGGCTTCGCCCCAGGGCCGGGCGGCAACTCGCCGGGCGGAGTCCCGTGTTCTCCTCGCTGTCCCCCGAAGTGCCCGACGGCCTTCCCGGATTCTCGAAGGAGCATGAAGTGCGTGTGAAGGTGCGTGTTCGACAGCGCCCGCAACTGACGGGGTTTCGCGCAGTAGCAACAACAGTCGCGGTGTCCGCGGCCCTCGTCGTGCCCCTCGCTGCGACCCCGTCGAGTGCCAACACGGTCCGCGAGAGTGCGGCCGTCGGCCCGCGGACGCTCGCGGTGGTCCGACAGGACAGCACTGCGGAGACTCACGCTCATCTGCGGGAGTTGGCGCGGAAGCTGGTGGAAGAAGGAGTGCCCGGGGTGACCGTGCGGGTGGACGACGGTCACGGCAGGCCCATCGAGATCTCCGAGCAGGCCGCCTGGACGAAGAAGGACCATCGGCTCACGGCGGACGACGAGGTGCGAGAAGCGTCCAACACCAAGACGGCGATGGCCACCCTCGTCCTGCAACTGGTCGCTGAGCACAGACTCGCCCTCACCGACCCGGTCGACAAGTGGCTGCCCGGCCAGGTGCGCAACGGCAGAGCGATCACCCTGCGCATGCTGCTCAACCACACCAGTGGGCTGTTCGACTACACCGAGGACCCCGCCCTCGCACCGGCCCTCACCGGCCGGGACTCCCACGTATGGACGTCGAAGGAGATCCTTAGCCTGGTGAGCAGACACCCGGCGCTGTTCGAGCCCGGCACCGCATGGTCGTACAGCAACACCAACTACATCGCGATCGGCGCCGTCCTGGAGAAGGCCACCGGCAAGAACCTGGCGGCGCTGGTGCGCGACCGGATCACCCGGCCCCTGGGGCTGCGGCACACCTTCTACGCCACCGGCTCCGCCTGGCCCGACCGGCACGCTCACGGCTACGAACCCGACGCCGCCCACATGCCACCGGACGTCCCCGACGAGTTCAGGAACTACGCCGGACCGCAGCACGACGACCACGTGGACGTCACCGGCGACTACGTGACGGCCGACGGAGCGGATGCCGCGATCGTGTCCACCGCCGGTGACTGGTCCCGTTTCTACGGCGCGCTGATGTCCGGCCGCCTGCTGCCCGCCGCCCAACTGACAGAGATGCGCACCACCGTGCCGGAGAACGGGCCGGGAGACCCGGACGAACTCGGCTACGGGTTGGGCATCGAGACGGCGAAGACCGACTGCGGCACGGTCTGGGACCACGTCGGCATCGTCCCGGGCTACGCGACCTACAACGTCACCGACCCCACCGGCCGACGCACCGCCGCTTTCTTCTTCGCCACGTCCACTCTCACCAAACAGGCGCACCAGACCGGCGCGGCCCTGATGGACGCGGTCAACTGCGCCATCTTCGACTGACCAGCGCGTTTCCGTGGGAGCCGCTCCGAATCACGATGTGAAACGCTTGACTGAGCGGTTCCAACTTGAGTGATCGGGCGGTGAGTTGGCGTGCGGGTGGTGTCCGTGAACAGGCGAAGCTCCTGGTAGACGGGTTGTCGACCAAGGTCAACCTGTCCGCGTGGATGTGGTCACCAGCGGCGGACAGATCGTACTGTCGTCTGCCGACCTGCGCGGTCTGGGGCCCAGGCGTTCGAGGCTCTGTGCGTGATCGGCCGTGAGCAAGGCGGCACCGATGCCCTCGTGGCCGAGGACATCGGACCGTTGCCGCTGCTGACGGCCGGAGCTTTGCGGGCCGCTGCAACCTGACCGGCGGGTGGTCAGTCCGGAGCGTGGGTTTCGGTGACGGCGAAGCCGGCTACTGCTCGATCCGAGACAGGGGCGCTGCGGCATCGTTGGAGTCGCGCGCCGCCTTCCAGGATCCGACAGCGGCAACAGCAGCGACCATCGCCACGGCCAGAGCCAAGGCCGTGATCGGGTCGGTGGTGGTCATCAAAGCAGGACGGTATCCGTACCCCGACCATGCAGCTCGCCGCGCGCGGCGCTAGCCGCGCGCCGGGCCCTGTTGTCGGCGTACACCCGTATCTGCCCAGGGCCACTTCGACGTGTGCACCGACACCTGTGGCCGTTGCCGTCGCCGGCAACTGAGAAGTGCCGCCGTGCACCCCGAAGAAGGCAGGCGCACTCTGTGGACATGAGCGGAAACAGACCCGTAGGCCCGCCTCCGGGACCGACGTCGGATCACACGCCGTCCCCTGCCGTCCGTGCCTCATCCCTCCGCGGATGGATCACTCACACCGCGGTCGCTCTCGGTGGACTGCTGTTGGGAGTCCTGATCGGCATCGTCGGGTCTGGAGGGGGCAAGGACTCTCCTTCCGCCACGGTGACCGTGACCGCCACCGCGACGGGCGCAGCCGTACAGTCGGGTGCCACTTCCCCCAGCGCCACTGCCGGGCCGCAGCAGGAGGCCGCGCCCAAGGAAGGGATTCCCGGCGATGGAACCTTCCTGGTGGGCAAAGACATCGAGGCCGGCACCTACCGCAGCGAGGGCAAGAACAAGTACGGCTGCTACTGGGCACGCTTGAATGACACGACCGGCGAGGGAAGCGCCATCATCGCCAACGGCAACGCCCAGGGCCCGGCCATCATCAAGATCGCCGCAGCTGACAAAGCCTTCCAGACCACCGACTGCAAGCCCTGGAAGAAGATCGGCTAACGACCAGCCAGCGCAACTCCGGCCGCCGCGGTCAGCGGCGACCGGTGGCCAAGATGACGAGGAACTGGCCGCCGCCCGCCTCGATGTCGGCGGTCACCGGCAGCCCCGGTACAAGTCGGGAGAACCGGTCCACGAGCCAATCTGCCGCCTCTTGGGCGTCCCGCCTGGTCGGACAACGGCCGACCATCTCGCGGCCTCCCTTGCGCTCCAGCCTCCCCGCAACGGTGATCAGCGGCGCGGGTTCGACCACGTACAGGCGGTCCGGCCAGGCGATGACCACCTTGACCGCGCCCTTACGGGTGTTGCACCCACGGTGCGCGAGCCGTTCGACGACCTTGGCCTTCCGGTCGGCGGTCCGACTGTCGACGCTGGGCCCCCGCGGGTCGTTCACCGACTCGTCGGGATCGACCGCTTCGTCACACACCCAGCAGCGCCAGCCGTCACGCTCGGCCACATCATCAAGGAGACTCACCCGAGCAAACTAGCCTGCCCGGCCACCACCCCGCACACCAGGTGCTCAAGGAACGGGGCAACCTGCCAGCACCAGGCACCACGCCCAGATCTCTCGGCTGCCCACTCCACGGACCGGCCACCGGCACGCCAACGCGGGCGGCCGGGCCGAGGCGGCCGTCGGCCAGTGGCTGCGCAGGAACCCCGGAACGCTCGGCGTGACCACCAAGATCGGTCACGACACCACCGGCCAGGACATCCCGCTCAGCCACCAGTCGGACGGCCAGTACCGAGTCGTCCGGCTCCGGAATCGATCCATGAACCGCCCCCGGTGACGTGAGGCATCGGAAATCCGCCGACCACCTGTTGGTAGGTGTGCGCGACGCGCAGCACGGCGGCGTCGTCGAGGCGCCTGCCGGTGATCATCAGGTCGGTCGGGTGGCCTCGACAACGCTGTGTGTAGGCGGTCGGCCGACGGGATCCCCTTGGCAGCGCAGGGGGCTGTCGGCATGACCAGCACATCGTGTCGTGTTGAGTCACCGTGCGGCGTCGTAGGCCGAGCAACTCGGCTGACGGGCGGGGACGTTGGTCCGGAACGCGGCGAAGGCGGCGTCGACGGAGAGTGTCCAGCGCTCCGCCGGAAACCCGACCCGGCACACGGCTCGTGGGATCGTCTCGGCGAACGCTACGAAGGACAGGAGCTGTCAGGCAACGGCCGGAAGATCGGGCGGTCGACGCGCGTGGGTGGCCTGCTCCACGCCGTAGGCCAGACTCAACAGGTCCGCCTCGTGATAGGGCAGTGTCATGAGTTCCAGCCCGACGGGCAGGCCTTCGTCGGTGAATCCGGCGGGAAGGCTCACCGACGGCATCCACAGTTGGGATGCGATCACCGTGTCGGTCGGGAACTCCAGACAGCTCCACCGTGAAGCGAGCACTTCATCACGCGTCGGGGCCGCGATGCGCACGTCTGGGAAGCAGAGTGCGAGACTCGGACGTTGAAGGTCGTGGAATAGAAGCGGTGGGCCTCGCGGACGTCCGGTGCGTCGAAGCACATGTGCCCGCCTTCGGCTTGGCCACCATCAGATACCTGCTGACGCACCGGGACCTCGTCCTCGCCGCCACCCCGCCGCCCGTCCGTCGGCGTCCGCCGCGCCCATATCGCCGGCCTGCTGCGGGAGACCGGCACGGAGGGCGACGTGGAACTGCTCACCGAATCACTGCTGTCCTACCTCGCCCCGGCTCTCCTCGACCACCTCGTCCATCATCGCGGAATACCGCAGGAACGCGTGGAAGCCGGGTGGCGGAACCTGCTGGAGATCGCGACGAATGCGGTTGACGGCGTCACACGAGGGGTTACGGGCGATCGCCGTCCAGCGCACCCGACATGAGCCGGCGGACCACCTCGGTCAGCAGGTCGGTGCCCGCGCTGATGTCGTGGTCGTGCGTCGACTCGCCCTCGTTGTGGGAGATTCCCTCGATGCTGGGCACGAACAGCATGATCGCGGGGGCTACGTCCTTCATGTTGACCGAGTCGTGTCCCGCGATGGTCATCATGGTCTGGTGGCTGAGGCCCAGCTCGTCGGCGACGCGGCCGGCGAGTTCGACGCCGGCCGCCGGGAACGATGCCACGCCCCAACCGTGTGTCTGTACCTGCTCGATGGAGACCGAGGCGCGTTCCTCGATGCCGGGGATCGACTCGGCCAGCTTCTTGGCCGCCGCGTCGAGGAGGGCTTCGTCGGGCGAGCGCAGGTCGACGTGCATGCGTACCTCGCGGGCCACCACCACAGGGGAGTTGGGCTCGACGGTCATCTCGCTGACCGAGGTGTGCAGGGGCAAGTCCGTGCTCTGCTCGGCGAGTTCACGTACCGCGACGACGAGGAGCGAGGCGCCGAACAGGGCGTCGCGTCGGTCCGCCATGACGGTCGACCCGGTGTGCGACTGCTCGCCGCGCACCACGACCTGGTACTTGCGTGCCGCCCAAGTGGCGTCCACCAGGCCGATGGTGAGCCCCTTGTTCTCCAGGTCGCGGCCCTGCTCGATGTGGATCTCGGCGTACGCGGCGACGTCCGGTCCGGGGTAGTCGCCGATCGTGCCGATCCCGCGCAGGGCGGTCTCGACGGTGGTGCCTGCGGGGTCGGTGGTCGCGAGGGCGGTGTCGGCGGGCAGCTTCCCGGTGAACACGGCGCTGCCCATCATGCTCGGCTTGAAGCGGGAGCCTTCCTCGTTGAACCAGTTGACCACCGCCACGTTGTACTTCGGTACGGCGTCCGAGTCGCCGTACTGCCGCACGGCCCGGTGCGCGGCGTGCGCCGAGGCCAGGACGCCGTACGCCCCGTCGTAACGGCCGCCCAGCGGCTGGCTGTCCAGGTGGGAGCCGGTGAGGACGTAGGGGGCTCCGGGCGTGGCGGTGAAGAGTCCGAACTGGTTGCCGACTCCGTCGTAGCGGACCTCGGCACCGCGGGCGGTCAGCCACTGATGGAGCCAGGCGCGCTGTTCTCCGTCGGCGGCGGTGGCGGCCTGGCGGTCGACTCCACCGGCGCGGGTGGCACCGAAGGCGGAGAGGGTCGCGAAGTCCTTCAAGAGGGTGGCGTCGGGGGTGCTCATGTTCACGTCCTGTCGGGGGTTGCGGGAAGCGGGGGTCGGGGGCTCAGGCGGCGGTCGCCGGTGCGCGGACCGCGGGGTCCTGGATCAGGTGCAGTACGGCCGGGAGTCCGCTCGCGCGGGCGCGGCGGAACGCCTCGCGGAAGTCGCGGTGCGAGGTCACGGTCTCGCCGTACGCGCCGTACGAGCGGGCCCATGCGGCGAAGTCCGGGTTGGTGAGCCGGGTACCGGACGGGCGGCCGGGGTAGGCGCCCTCCTGGTGTTCGCGGATCGTGGCGTAGCAGCCGTTGTCGACGACCAGGGCGACGAAGACGGCGCCGTGGCCCACGGCGGTGGCCAGTTCCTGGCCGTTCATCAGGAAGCAGCCGTCGCCCGCGACCGACACGACCTCGCGTCCGGGGAAGACCAGGGAGGCGGCGACGGCGGCCGGTATGCCCATGCCCATGGCGCCGTTGCGGGGGGCGACGAGGGAGGCCGGGGTGCGGTGCGGAAGGTGGCGGGCCGGCCAGAGGGCGTGGTTCCCGGCGCCGTAGGTGATGACGGTGTCGGGGGTGAGTTCCTCGCGCAGCACGCTCATGACCGCGGTGAGGTCGACGTAGGTGTCGTCGTCCGGGGTCGTCGGTTCGGGGGCGGGAGTGGAGAAGTGCGCGTGTGCCTCGCCGGCCGCCTTGAACCATGCGATGTCGGCGTCCGGTGACGCGGGCGTGGTGACCAGGTCGAGGACGAAGGACGGTGCGTGGGCCGAGACGAACTGGTCGATGCGGCCGCTGTGGCCCTGCGCGTCGCCGGGGAGGACCAGCACCGTCTCCGAGTCGAGGCCGCGGGTGTATCCGTCGCTGAGGACGTCGCCGCGCGGGGCGCCGAGGAAGACGGTGAGGTCGGCCTCGTCGAGCAGTCGGGCGGCGTGGTCGCCTCGGCCGTAGCCGAGTGAACCGGCGTAGGCGCCAGCGCCTTGGAGGTCGTGGGGGACGGCGTCGTAGGCGCGGAAGTCGGCGAGGACGGGGATCGCGTGGCGGGTCGCCCAGCGCATGAGTTCCTGGCCGCTCTCGGCGGTCCAGCCCTCGCCTCCTACGACGATCAATGGACGGCGGGCGTGCTCGAACCGCCGTACCAGTTCCTTGAGTTCGGCCTCGGCGGCGCGGGGGCGGGGCACCGCGAGCGGCTCGACCGAGCGGGAGGGACCCACAGGCAGGGTGAGGACGTCCTCGGGAAGGCCGATCACCACGGGACCCGGCCGACCGCTCCGCGCCACATGGACGCTCTCCGCGACGACCCGGGCGGCCGAGGTGGGGTCATCCAGCATGACGACCTTCTTCGCCGTGCTGCCGAACCACCCGGTGAGGTCGAACTCCTGGAAGGACTCGCGGCCCCGGTCGGATACCGGGACCAGGCCGACGAAGAGGAGCATCGGGGTCGCGTCCTGGTACGCGGTGTGGACGGCGATGAAGGCGTTCGCGGCACCCGGACCCCGGGTGACCATCGCGACCCCGGGCAGCCCCGTGAGCCTGCCCTCGGCCAGTGCCATGAAGCCGGCGCCGCCCTCGTGCCGGGTCACCACGGTGGAGATCGGTGAGTCGTGCAGGCCGTCGAGGACGTCCAGGAAGGACTCGCCGGGAACGCCGTACACCCGCCGTACGCCTTCGCGCTCCAGCTGCGCGACGAGCAGATGGCCGGCGGACAGGAGGCGCTCGGAGGGTTCGGGAGACTCGGGTGCGACGTTCGCCATCGGGGGTGTGTTCCTTCTCTTGAGGCCGCGGGTGCCCGGTCAGTGTTGCTTTCGGAGGCGGTCGCGGGCACGGGGCAAAGGACCCCGGATACGGGCGCCGCGATGTGCAGATGAACAGGAGTGGATGCGGGGACCGGGTCCGTAACACGAAGTTTTCATCCAGTCTTCGTGGTGCGACGTGGCGCATTGGTCATCTGCACAGTCGACGGGCCGTGGCGGTGTGCTTCTGCTCCTTGTGGCCGGTGAAGGGGGCGATGCACGGTGGGCCGACCCGATGGCGCCCGCACAGCACCCAGCCGCTTCCTCTGCTCAGACCGGAGTCCCCATGACCGCTCCCGCCTCCCCGCCGACCCCCGACAGCCGGCTCGACGCGACGAAGATGCGCAGGATCTCCCTCGCCAGCATGGTCGGCACCACGGTCGAGTGGTACGACCTGTTCCTCTTCGGCACCGCCTCCGCGCTGGTCTTCGGCAAGGTGTTCTTCCCCGAGTTCGACGGTGCCGTCGGCACGATCCTGTCGTTCCTGACCTTCGCCTCCGCCTATCTGGCACGCATGGTGGGCGCCGTGCTCTTCGGTCACTTCGGGGACCGTCTGGGCCGCAAGTCCATGCTGCTGATCTCCCTGACGGCGATGGGCGTGGCCACCTTCGCCATCGGCCTCGTCCCCGGCTACGGCACTCTCGGCGTGGCCGCGCCCCTGCTGCTGCTCGGCCTCCGCGTGGTCCAGGGCCTCGCGCTCGGCGGCGAGTGGGGCGGTGCCGTACTGATGACCGTCGAGCACGCGCCGGCCGATCGGCGCGGGTTCTTCGGGTCCATGGTCCAGATCGGCGTTCCGATCGGGACGCTGCTCGCCAACGGGGCGTTCCTGCTGGTGGCGTCCACCACGAGCGACGACGCGCTGTACTCGTGGGGCTGGCGGATCCCCTTCCTCGCTTCGGCGCTCCTTGTCGGCATCGGTGTGTACATCCGCCTCCACATCGAGGAGACGCCGTCCTTCAAGGCCGTCCGCGACGAGGGTGCCAAGGCGAAGATCCCGTTCGTCGCCCTGATGCGCCGGTACTGGCGCCAAGTCCTGCTCGGCGGTGTCGCGACCCTGTCCACGGGCTCGACCTTCACCCTCATGGTGGCCTCCGGCGTGAGCTACGGGACAGGCGACCTCGGGCACTCCAAGAACCTGATGCTGTGGGCGGTGATGGTGTCCTGCGCCGTCGCCTTCATGGCGATCCCGTACTTCGGGCGGCTGTCCGACCGGGTCGGCCGCAAGCCCGTCATCTACGCGGGCATCGCGGCGGAGGCCGTCCTCGCCTTCCCGTTCTTCTGGCTGCTGGACACCGGATCGGCGCCCCTGGTCTTCGTTGCCTACGCGCTGATGATGCTCGCCTTCTCCGCCAACTACGGCCCCATCGCGACCTTCCTCGCCGAACTCTTCGGCACCCACGTGCGCTACTCGGGCCTCTCCGTCGCCTACATGCTGTCGGGCCTGCTGGGATCCGCCGCGACACCCGCCATCACCGCCTGGCTCCTGTCGGCCACCGGGAACAGCTCCTCGATCGCCTGGTACGTCCTCGGCGCGGCGACCCTGTCCCTGCTGGCCCTGTTCCTGCTCGCCGAGACCCGGTTCGGGGACATCGACGAGCCGGGCGTGGCATCCCGGTCCGCCGGCCGCCCGATCGGGGCCGTCGCATGAGCAGCGGTACGAGCACGGATACGAGCCTCGGCGGGATCACGCGCATCGACTCACCGCCGGACGTCCCGGCCGCCGTAGGCCCCTATGTCCAGGCGACGTCCGCCGGCGGTTTCGTCTTCACCACCGGCCAGATACCGGCCGCCCCGGGACAGTCGACCGGCACCTTCGAGGACGACGTCCACGCGACCCTGCGCAACCTCGAAGCCGTGCTCCACGCGGCGGGCTCCGACCTCGACCACGTCGTCAAGGTCAACACCTACCTCAGCTCACCGGACCAACTCGCGCCCTACAACAAGGTCTACGAGACCTACTTCGCCGACCGCCGGGCGGCGCGGACGACGGTGTGCGTGGGCCTGTGGGGCGTGACCCTGGAGATCGACTGCGTCGCGGCCGTCAGGCCGGAGGGAGAGCGGTGAACGTCACGGCCCCGGCTCAAGCAGCCCTCGCACAGGCCGAGTTGCTGGAACGCCTCCAGCACGTCGACCTCCCCACCCTCGGCCACCTGCTGGAGGACGGCTTCGTCGATCCGGCGATACGGCGGCTGGGGCAGCCGCGTCGGATGGCCGGTACGGCCGCCACGCTCGCCCTCGACGCTCCGGACGCCACGGCGGTCAACCGCGCGCTCGTCGCGCTGCGCCCCGGCGAGGTGCTGGTCGTCGACATGCGCGGCGACCACACCCACGCGCCGATCGGCGCCGTCACGGTCGCGGCGGCGCGAGCGCGTGGCGCCGCGGGCATCCTCGTCGACGGCGTGGTGACCGACGTCGACGCGCTCGCGAATCCGCACTCCGGCCTGCCGGTCCACGCCCGAGGCAGCAGTTGCCTTACCACCAAGCGGCTGGACGGCGAAGGCGGGCGGCACCAGGTGCCCGTGGACATCGGCGGTGTCCGTGTAGCGCCGGGCGACATCGTCCTCGGCGACGCCAACGGCGTCATCGCCCTGCCGCCGGCCGCACTGGCCGCCGTACTGCACCAGGCGGAACTGTCCGACGCTGCCGAACCGGAACTCCTCGCACGGATCCGGGCGGGCGAGGACCTGCGGACACTCCTCCACCTCGGCTGATCCACCTTGGCTCCGCGAAGGAAAGAAGACACACGTGACGGAATACAAGATCGTCGACCCGGCCACGAACAGGCTCGTGCGGCGGTATCCGACATCGGACGACGCCACGGTCGACCGCGCGGTCGAGGCGGCGGCAGCTGAGTTCGCCGACTGGCGACGACGCCCGGTCAAGGAACGCGCCGAACTCGTCCTCGCCGTGTCCCGGGAGTTCGGGAAGCGACGCGAGGAACTGGCCGCGATCATCACCCGCGAGATGGGCAAGACCACCCGCGAGGCACTCGGTGAGGTGGACCTGTCGGCCGCGATCTTCGCGTACTACGCCGAGCACGGCCCCGACTTCGCCGCGGACCAACGGCTCGACATCCGCGGCGGCGACGACGTGGTCGTACGCTCCGAACCGCTCGGTGTGCTCCTCGGCGTCATGCCGTGGAACTACCCCTACTACCAGGTCGCCCGCTTCGCGGCGCCCAACCTCGTCCTCGGCAACACGATCATCCTCAAGCACGCTCCCAACTGCCCCGAGTCGGCGCAGGCCATCGAGGACATGATCCGGGCGGCCGGACTGCCGACCGGCGCGTACGTCAACGTGTACGCCACCAACGAGCAGGTCGCCCGCGTCATCGCGGACCCGCGGGTCCAGGGCGTGTCGCTCACGGGCTCGGAACGCGCCGGGCGTGCGGTGGGCGAGGTCGCGGGCCGCCACCTCAAGAAGTACGTCCTCGAACTCGGCGGCTCCGACCCCTTCGTCGTCCTGCCCGACGCCGACCTGGAGGCCGCCGTCGGCGCGGCGGTCGAGGGCCGGATGGGCAACGCGGGCCAGGCGTGCACCGCCTCGAAACGGTTCATCGTCGTCGACTCCGTCTACGACCGTTTCCTGGACGCTTTCACCGACGCGGTGCGGGGCCTGACCGTCGGGGACCCCACCGACGAGGGCGTCTCCTTCGGCCCCCTGTCCTCCGATGAGGCCGCCCGGACCGTGATCGCGCAGGTGGACGACGCGGTGGAGAAGGGCGCGACAGCGGTGGCCGGCGGCAAGCGGCTCGCCCGCGAGGGTGCCTTCGTCGAACCGACCGTCCTCTCCGGCGTCACGCCCGGCATGCGCGCGTACCGGGAGGAGATCTTCGGCCCGGTCGCGGTCGTCCACCGCGTCCCCGACACCGCGACGGCGATCCGCCTCGCCAACGACACGCCGTACGGCCTGGGCAGTGTCGTGTTCGGCCGCGACCTCGACGCCGCGAAAGTCGTCGCCGACGCGCTCGACGTCGGCATGGTCTCGATCAACGGCCCCTCCGGCACCCAGGAGGACCTTCCCTTCGGCGGGGTCAAGCTCTCCGGCGTGGGGCGGGAACTGGGCGCGTACGGCATGAGCGAGTTCGTGAACCGGAAGGTCGTCCGCGTACGGGGCTGAACCCGTTGCTGCCGGGCGGGAAGGAGCAGGCCAGGATGGAGCACATGCACACTCCGACCTCGCCCTCGGCCCTGCCTCCGCCGGACCCGCATGTCGTCGCGCTGGCACGCCAGTGCCTGGAGGAGATCGACAGCCTGGTCGACGAATGGGCCGAGTACGTGGGACCGCTGCGTGCCTCCTATTCGGAGCTGGTCTCCCCGCAGGAGTTCCGCGACAGCGCCTGGCAGGCGTTCGAGGTGCTGCTGCGTACCGTCGCCCGGCTGCCGGTGCCCGAACACATCGCCGGTGTGTCCGAGCGGGTCGGCGAACAGCGTGCCCGGCAGGGTGTTCCGCTGGACGCGCTGCTGCAGGCCGCCCGCGTGGACTTCCGGGTCGTGTGGGCCGCGCTGGTGCGGCGCGCGGGGGACGAGGGCAGGGCGCAACTCGTCAACTCCGCCTACTACGTGTGGGAGGCGGTCGAGCACCACGTCACCGGCATCATGACCGCCTACCAGCGCACCGTGCTGGAGATGGGGCGGCGGACGGAGGACGAGCGGCGGCTGTGGTTCAGCCGGCTCCTCGACAGCGACGGCCGCAACCCGACCGTCGTGCAGGACGCCGCGCGGGCGCTCGGGTTCCAGGTGTCCGGACGCTTCCTGTGCGCGGTCACCCCTGGAGG
This window of the Streptomyces sp. N50 genome carries:
- a CDS encoding nuclear transport factor 2 family protein codes for the protein MTMLGNFTARLDRVEAEFALRRLAHDYCVGADHRDRVRWEAIWATDAAWETGPDRIFIGFDAICAAVEQQWRTFPIMQHATANHTVDIDGDSATGRSDVVVMAQLPDRRWSLGGGTYEDEYRREEGIWRIARRRVTHPFDLAPLPPNDGPTHVVGSDEPHT
- a CDS encoding serine hydrolase domain-containing protein, giving the protein MSAALVVPLAATPSSANTVRESAAVGPRTLAVVRQDSTAETHAHLRELARKLVEEGVPGVTVRVDDGHGRPIEISEQAAWTKKDHRLTADDEVREASNTKTAMATLVLQLVAEHRLALTDPVDKWLPGQVRNGRAITLRMLLNHTSGLFDYTEDPALAPALTGRDSHVWTSKEILSLVSRHPALFEPGTAWSYSNTNYIAIGAVLEKATGKNLAALVRDRITRPLGLRHTFYATGSAWPDRHAHGYEPDAAHMPPDVPDEFRNYAGPQHDDHVDVTGDYVTADGADAAIVSTAGDWSRFYGALMSGRLLPAAQLTEMRTTVPENGPGDPDELGYGLGIETAKTDCGTVWDHVGIVPGYATYNVTDPTGRRTAAFFFATSTLTKQAHQTGAALMDAVNCAIFD
- a CDS encoding amidase family protein; this encodes MLRRTGRPRGPPLLFHDLQRPSLALCFPDVRIAAPTRDEVLASRWSCLEFPTDTVIASQLWMPSVSLPAGFTDEGLPVGLELMTLPYHEADLLSLAYGVEQATHARRPPDLPAVA
- a CDS encoding M20 family metallo-hydrolase, translating into MSTPDATLLKDFATLSAFGATRAGGVDRQAATAADGEQRAWLHQWLTARGAEVRYDGVGNQFGLFTATPGAPYVLTGSHLDSQPLGGRYDGAYGVLASAHAAHRAVRQYGDSDAVPKYNVAVVNWFNEEGSRFKPSMMGSAVFTGKLPADTALATTDPAGTTVETALRGIGTIGDYPGPDVAAYAEIHIEQGRDLENKGLTIGLVDATWAARKYQVVVRGEQSHTGSTVMADRRDALFGASLLVVAVRELAEQSTDLPLHTSVSEMTVEPNSPVVVAREVRMHVDLRSPDEALLDAAAKKLAESIPGIEERASVSIEQVQTHGWGVASFPAAGVELAGRVADELGLSHQTMMTIAGHDSVNMKDVAPAIMLFVPSIEGISHNEGESTHDHDISAGTDLLTEVVRRLMSGALDGDRP
- a CDS encoding thiamine pyrophosphate-dependent enzyme, whose amino-acid sequence is MANVAPESPEPSERLLSAGHLLVAQLEREGVRRVYGVPGESFLDVLDGLHDSPISTVVTRHEGGAGFMALAEGRLTGLPGVAMVTRGPGAANAFIAVHTAYQDATPMLLFVGLVPVSDRGRESFQEFDLTGWFGSTAKKVVMLDDPTSAARVVAESVHVARSGRPGPVVIGLPEDVLTLPVGPSRSVEPLAVPRPRAAEAELKELVRRFEHARRPLIVVGGEGWTAESGQELMRWATRHAIPVLADFRAYDAVPHDLQGAGAYAGSLGYGRGDHAARLLDEADLTVFLGAPRGDVLSDGYTRGLDSETVLVLPGDAQGHSGRIDQFVSAHAPSFVLDLVTTPASPDADIAWFKAAGEAHAHFSTPAPEPTTPDDDTYVDLTAVMSVLREELTPDTVITYGAGNHALWPARHLPHRTPASLVAPRNGAMGMGIPAAVAASLVFPGREVVSVAGDGCFLMNGQELATAVGHGAVFVALVVDNGCYATIREHQEGAYPGRPSGTRLTNPDFAAWARSYGAYGETVTSHRDFREAFRRARASGLPAVLHLIQDPAVRAPATAA